One part of the Salmo salar chromosome ssa10, Ssal_v3.1, whole genome shotgun sequence genome encodes these proteins:
- the phlda2 gene encoding pleckstrin homology-like domain family A member 2 isoform X1, producing MKMSAEQISEVLKEGELEKRSDNLLQFWKRKTCVLTTDSLNIYADTQKRTKSKELKLQSIKKVDCVERTGKFVYFTIVTTDNKEIDFRCSGDDNCWNAVITMALIDFQNRKAIQDFKTRQDDESGSPGQHESRMARAP from the coding sequence ATGAAAATGTCAGCAGAGCAGATTTCCGAGGTCCTAAAAGAGGGAGAGCTGGAGAAGAGGAGTGACAACCTCCTTCAGTTCTGGAAAAGGAAGACATGTGTCCTGACCACGGATAGCCTCAACATCTACGCCGACACACAGAAGCGCACCAAGAGCAAGGAGCTCAAACTCCAGTCTATCAAGAAAGTGGACTGTGTTGAGCGCACCGGCAAATTTGTCTACTTCACCATTGTTACCACGGACAATAAGGAGATAGATTTTCGGTGCTCCGGTGACGATAACTGCTGGAATGCAGTGATCACCATGGCACTGATTGACTTCCAGAACAGAAAGGCTATTCAGGACTTTAAAACGCGACAGGACGACGAGAGCGGGTCCCCGGGACAGCACGAGAGCCGCATGGCCAGAGCTCCCTGA